One Roseimicrobium gellanilyticum genomic window carries:
- a CDS encoding iron chaperone, translating to MAAPAKPQSVTEYIDDAAPEARKRLREMRACLRKAAPGAEESLKWGVPAFSYERILFTYAAFKKHVSLFPTPAVLKVFAKELSGYKTSSSTVQFPLDKPLPVDLIHRIALLRVKECTENDAKWM from the coding sequence ATGGCCGCCCCTGCAAAGCCACAAAGCGTGACGGAGTACATTGATGATGCTGCGCCGGAGGCCCGGAAGCGTTTGCGTGAAATGCGTGCCTGTCTTCGCAAGGCGGCGCCGGGTGCGGAGGAGAGCCTGAAGTGGGGAGTACCGGCATTTTCATATGAGCGCATCCTGTTCACGTATGCGGCGTTCAAGAAACATGTGAGCCTGTTCCCCACGCCCGCAGTGTTGAAGGTCTTTGCAAAAGAACTCTCCGGCTACAAGACCTCAAGCAGCACGGTCCAATTTCCCTTGGACAAACCTCTTCCCGTGGATCTCATTCACCGCATTGCGCTGCTTCGCGTGAAGGAGTGCACGGAAAACGATGCGAAGTGGATGTAG
- a CDS encoding VOC family protein produces the protein MPSVPVAELPRAVAFYAENLGFEVEFQNGTTYAIVSRDGIQLGIGAPPISTVPAGHGRCYFKLSTGIDELYEGYRSRGVTIIHELRDESYGMREFMISDLDGNQINFGQPLP, from the coding sequence ATGCCAAGCGTGCCTGTCGCGGAACTGCCGCGCGCGGTCGCCTTCTACGCCGAGAATCTCGGCTTTGAGGTCGAATTCCAGAATGGCACCACCTACGCCATTGTGTCGCGCGACGGCATCCAGCTTGGGATTGGCGCGCCGCCCATCTCCACAGTGCCGGCAGGTCATGGGCGCTGCTACTTCAAGCTCTCCACCGGCATCGATGAACTGTACGAGGGTTATCGTTCCCGCGGGGTGACAATAATTCACGAGCTGCGCGATGAGAGCTACGGCATGAGGGAGTTCATGATTTCCGATCTGGATGGGAACCAGATCAATTTTGGCCAACCGCTGCCGTAG